GCCAGTGACCTTTGCCGCTATGGGTGAGCCGTATGAGTTTTACTATATACTGCTGCCTGACGGGGAAATTGTGACGCTGCAGAAAGTGCGCAAAGACCTGCACAAACTGTTTGGCGACAAATCGAGGGAGGTGAAGGACTACGTGAAAGAGCACAGCCTGGACTATGACCGGCCCTACAAGCTCATCGCCATCGTGAATTACTTCAACTCGCTATAGGCGGCAGGGCCTATAAGTCGCGGAGCCTGAGGGTGTAGTAACTCAGCAGACAGAACAGAACGATATAGCCAATGGCCGGCAACACAGCCCAGGCGGGAGAGAGCAGCTCGGTGGGCGTCGTCAGCTGGTCCAGCATCTCCTGGCCGGGCATGGGCGTGAGGCTTCCCAACACCTTCATCGGCATGTACTTGTCCACTTCGTCAGGTAACCGGAAATGCAGGAGCGGCTCCACGATTTTGGCGTAGGCCATAAATGCGATAATGGCCAGCCCGCTTTTTTTGATGAGAAACCCGAACAGCATGGCCAGCGTCATATAGCCCACCGCCTGCACAAAGTAGTAGGAGAGCGCGTCTATCTGGCCGAAGATGGCGCTCCAGGAGCGGTCGGTGCTGTGGAGCAGCCCGAAGTACAGACCCAGCAGGAGCAGGAAAACCGTGCCGAAAACGCCCAGCGCTAGCACCACGTAGAATTTGGCCAGCACCAGGTCGGCCCGCGAGAGGCCGTCGATGACCTGTTGCCGCAGCGTCCGGAAGCTGTATTCATCCGACACCAGCACAATGACCAGAATGCCGAACAGCAGGTTGAAAAAGCTGGCGATATAGGTCAGGTAGCGCCAGAAGGCGGGCAGGCCGTACATCTCCTCCCCCAGCTCGCTGCCATTGACGGTGACTTTGCTGCTGGCATACAGAATCAGCAACAGCAGCAGGGCATATATGGCCAGTATCACCCACACTGTGCGGTAAGGCAGAAT
This window of the Pontibacter russatus genome carries:
- a CDS encoding ABC transporter permease — translated: MNLLRIELHKILPYRTVWVILAIYALLLLLILYASSKVTVNGSELGEEMYGLPAFWRYLTYIASFFNLLFGILVIVLVSDEYSFRTLRQQVIDGLSRADLVLAKFYVVLALGVFGTVFLLLLGLYFGLLHSTDRSWSAIFGQIDALSYYFVQAVGYMTLAMLFGFLIKKSGLAIIAFMAYAKIVEPLLHFRLPDEVDKYMPMKVLGSLTPMPGQEMLDQLTTPTELLSPAWAVLPAIGYIVLFCLLSYYTLRLRDL